Within the Dechloromonas denitrificans genome, the region GGCGAAAAGCCCCGTTATTGTCGATGGCATGGACTGTGCTTTTAAAACTTCGAATCTTTGGAGCGAATGATGGCCAGTCTTGAACAACATGTATCGGTACTAAGTCAGGCGATGAATCTGCGCACGCAGCGGCATCAGGTGTTGGCATCGAATATTGCCAATGCCGATACGCCGAATTACAAAGCGCGCGATTTCAGCTTTGAGTCAGCCATGCAGAATGCGCTGGCCGGGCGGAACTCGGCCGGTGGGGTAGACATGGCGCGGACCTCGGCGGGTCACATGAGCGGCAACGCGTCGAGCGGCCCGGCAATGCTGAAGTTCCGGACAGATACCCAATCGGCCGTCGACGGCAACACGGTCGATATGGATGTCGAGCGCACCCAGATCACCGAAAACGCCCTGCAGTACCAGATTGTCAGTCAGTTGATCGGTGACAAGTTCAAGGGCATTCGTAGCGCACTGAGCAGCACCGGCGGTTAAGGGAAAGATCAATGAGCCTCTTCAATGTCTTCCAGGTTTCATCAAGCGCCATGACGGCGCAGTCGATGCGCCTCAATACCACGGCCTCCAACCTGGCCAACGCCGACAGCATCGTTTCGGCGGACGGCAAGCCGTATCGCGCCAAGCAGGTCGTATTCGAGGCGACGCCAATGGGCAATGCCGGCGAAATGTCGAAGGGCGTTCGCGTCCGGCAGATCGTCGAGGATGCGTCGCCGGCGCGCCTGGTCTATGACCCGAAGAATCCCGCGGCGGATGAAAAGGGCTATGTCGCCTTTCCCAACGTCAATGTGGTTGAAGAAATGACCAACATGATTTCGGCCTCGCGTTCGTATCAAACGAACGTCGAGGTTATGAATACCGCCAAGACCATGATGCTGCGTACCCTGCAGATCGGTCAGTCCTAATTTTTCAGGAGAAGAGCATGGCTACCGTAAATGATGTACCGAAAAGCAATACTGCAGCCGATGTCTATGCCGCGATCAATGGCTCTGCCAGTTCAACCAAGACGACCAGTGCTGCAGCCGATCAGGAGAAACAATTTCTGACCCTGCTGATGACGCAGATCAAGAATCAGGATCCGCTGAATCCGATGGATAACGCTGCGGTCACTACGCAATTGGCACAATTGAATACGGTAAGTGGAATCGAGAAGCTCAATACCACGCTGACGACGCTGCTTGGCGGCTATAGCGAAACACAGGCGATGCAGACTGCCGGGATGATCGGCAAAAATGTCATGGTTGCCGGCAATAAATTGCCGCTCGCTTCCAGCCAGGCGGTGGGCGCTATCCAGCTTGAATCGAAGGCAGACAAAGTTACGCTGACGATCAAAGATTCCACCGGAAAAATTGTTCAGACCACCGAGTTGGGCGAGCAGGCGGCCGGGAATTCCTATTTTGCCTGGGACGGCAAGGATTCGTCCGGCAAGGTTCTGGCCGATGGCGATTACACATTTTCGGTTGATGCCAAGACGTCTGATGGTAAAGCGGTGAAAGCGACTGCCATGCAGGTAGGCACGGTTTCTGCTGTTGTTCGGTCAGGAACTGGTTTCAAGCTGGACCTTGGCTCGATGGGGCAATTTGCTTTCTCGGACGTCCAGGAAGTTATTTAAGAGGGGTTGAAAAATGGCATTCCAGCAAGCACTTAGCGGTCTTAACGCCGCCTCCAAGGCTATCGACGCGACCAGTCACAATATTGCCAACTCCAGCACGGTCGGTTACAAGTCTTCGTCCGCGCATTTTTCGGATGTTTACGCTGCATCGCTGAATGGGGCAGGCGCCAGCCAGATCGGTATCGGCGTTACGCTTTCCGGCATTCAGCAGCAATTCACTCAGGGCAACCTGACGTCGACGAACAATCCGCTGGATATATCGATCAACGGCAATGGTTTCTTCCGGATGGATCAGAACGGCGCCACGACTTTTGCCCGCAATGGCCAGTTCCATCTCGACAAGAACGGTTACATCATCAACGATCAGTCGCTCAAGTTGACGGGTTTTGCTGCGCAGGCAGGGGTTATCGTTCCGTCTACGCCCAAACCTCTGCAAATATCGGCTTCCGACTTGCCGCCGATTGAAACGGGGACAAGCACGACGGCGGGTTATCAGGGCGTCAAGGCCAATCTCAATTTCGATTCGCGGCAGACAGAACCTAAATTGGCGTGGACGGGTGCCACCGTCCCAACCGCCGCCAGCATCATCGCCGCCGTCCCCGGCATTACTCCGGCGATCTCCGCTGCAATTACCGGAGCCTTTGGCGGAACCCCGAGTGCTATAGCGCTCGCCGTTACCGGCGCCGGCGGTACTGCAACTCAAGCGGCAGCGGCGCAAGCTGCTGCCGCTGCAGGCTCGGTCTATACCCCCGATCCGCTGAGCTACAACTACTCCACTGCGCTCTCAGTTTATGACAGCCTGGGGAATGCCCACACGTTGACGATGTATCTTGAGAAGACGGCTACTGCCGGTGAATGGAAACCGCACTACACCGTCGATGGCACGAGCGATGCGTATGTTAGCGTCACCGGTGGTCCATTGAAGTTTGACACTAATGGCAAGCTTGACCCCGCATCCAATCCGATCAGTCTAACGATCAATCTGAATAGCGTGGCCACCGCATTGGGTTCGACCAATAATGCGAATCCGACGATGACATTCAATGTCGATTACACCGGTTCATCACAGTTTGGCAGTGCCTTCGGGAACAATCGCCTGGAACAGGATGGCTACACGGCGGGTCATCTGGTCGGCCTCTCGGTCGGCAGCGACGGCATCATCCAGGGGCGTTACAGCAATGGCCAGACTTTCGCCCAAGGTCAGATAGTTCTTGCCAACTTTACCAATCCGAACGGTTTGCAATCGCTGGGTAATAACCAGTGGAGCGAAACCTCGGTATCCGGACCGCCACTGGTTGGTGCGCCGAATACCTCGAATCTGGGGTCGTTGTCGGCATCGAACGTGGAGGAATCCAATGTCGATTTGACCGCCGAATTGGTTAACCTGATCACCCAGCAGCGCAATTACCAAGCCAACTCCCAATCGATCAAGACCCAGGATCAGATCATGCAGACCCTGGTCAACCTGCGCTAAGCGACGAACTGAGTCACTGACATGGATCGCCTGATCTACACCGCAATGACCGGCGCCAAGCATGTTTTCATGCAGCAGGCCGGCACGGCGAACAATCTGGCTAACGCCAGCACCATCGGCTTCAAGGCGCAGGAACACCGGTTTCGTGCCGTGCCCGTGCTGGGCGAGGGGATGCCGACGCGTGCCTTCGTCGTCGATGCTTCAGTCAGTGACGTGATGGATCAAGGGCCGCTGATGTTTACCGGCCGCAATCTCGACGTGGCGGTCGGCGGCAAGGGGTGGATCGCGGTTCAACTGCCGGATGGCAGCGAAGCCTATACCCGGGGCGGTAGTCTGGATGTCGATGTCACCGGGCTGTTGCAGACGAAGAGCGGTTATACGGTGGCCGGCGACGGCGGGCCGATCAATATTCCGCCGGACAACAACATCGAGATCGCGCCGGACGGTACGGTGTCGATCGTTCCCAGCTTTGGCACGCCAAATAATTCGAATGCGATTGGTCGGGTCAAGCTGGTCAATCCGCCCGATAGCGACCTGGTGCGCGGTGCTGACGGCTTGTTCCGGTTGCGCGCTGGCGGGGTCGCTCCAGCCGACGAGACGGTCAAGCTTGCCTCGGGAACGCTTGAAGGCAGCAACGTTAACGTGACGGACGCGATGGTCAACCTGATCAGTCTGTCCCGCCAGTTTGAAATGCAAATCAAGATGATGCAGACCGCTGATACCAATGCCCAGCGCGCGGACCAACTGCTGTCGCTCAATGCCTGATAGGACCTAGATCATGATCCGTTCCCTGTGGATTGCCCGTACCGGCCTCGATGCCCAGCAGACCCAACTCGATGTCATCGCCAACAATCTGGCCAACGTCAGCACCAACGGCTTCAAGCGTTCGCGGGCGGTCTTCGAGGACCTGCTGTATCAGAACCTGCGCCAGGCTGGTGCCCAGTCCTCGCAACAGACGCAGATCCCCGCCGGGTTACAGCTCGGTACCGGTGTGCGTCCGGTGTCGACCGCTCACATCTTTACCCAGGGCAACATCCAGAAGACCGACAACGCGCTCGATATCGCCGTGCAAGGCAATGGTTTCCTGCAGATACTGTTGCCGGACGGCACCACCGGCTATACCCGCGACGGTTCGTTCCAGAAGGACAATCAGGGACAGATCGTCACCTCCGACGGCTATCCCCTGCAGCCCGCCATTACCATCCCGGCCGACGCCCTGAGCGTCTCGGTCGGTACCGATGGCACGGTTTCCGTTACGCAACCGGGCACCGCCGCCGCGACACAGATCGGCAGCATCCAACTGGCGACCTTCATCAACCCGGCCGGCCTGCAGAGCATCGGCCAGAATCTGTTCCTTGAGACGGCGGCCAGCGGCACGCCGACCCCGAACACGCCGGGAACGAACGGCGCCGGCAACGTCAATCAGGGTTACGTCGAAACCTCCAACGTCAATGTGGCCGAGGAACTGGTGACGATGATCCAGACCCAGCGTGCCTACGAGCTGAACTCCAAGGTGGTTTCAACCTCGGACGCCATGCTTGGCCGCTTGACGCAATTGTGAGGTGACATCGTGAAACGTATTGTCTTGTTTGCCTTGGTGGTGACGGCTGGTTGTTCGACTGTGCCGCCGACCAATGTGCATCAACCGATGAGTGCGCGGCCGATGCAGCGTTTCGAGATGGCCGGCGGCAATGGCTCGATTTTTCAGACGGGGCAGATGCGGCCGTTGTTTGAAGATCGCCGGGCGCGCTTCGTTGGTGACACGATCACGATCAAGATTACCGAAAGCACCACGGCGTCCACCAAGTCCAATAACAAGCTGGATAAAACCAATACCGCTTCGGCATCGGTTACCGGACTCAGCGGTTTGCCCGGCAAGGGCCTGCTCGGCCTGAATCTCGACGCCGGCAGCGCGAATGCCTTCAGCGGCAAGGGCGAGGCGGCCAATAACAACATCTTCACCGGGAACATCACGGTGACGGTCATCGACGTGCTGCCCAACGGCAACCTGCTGGTCTCCGGCGAGAAGCAGTTGGCGATCGGCCAGGAACAGGAATTCGTCAGAATTTCAGGCGTGGTCAATCCGAGCTTCGTGGACTTCTCCAATACCATCGATTCCTCGAAGGTGGCGGACGCCCGTATCGAATACAAATCGGCCGGTCAGATCAGCGATGGCCAGATCATGGGATGGCTGGCACGTTTCTTTCTTAATGTGATGCCATTCTAGTCGTATTCCCCAGAGGCGCATCATGAAGACAAATAGTGGCAAATGGTTCCGGCAAGCGGCAATTGTCGCCGCGTGCGTGTTGCCGCTCTGCGCGCAGCCGGTATGGGCCGAGCGCATCAAGGATCTTGCCTCGGTCCAGGGTGTGCGCAATAACCAGTTGATCGGCTACGGTATCGTCGCCGGTCTCGATAACACTGGCGATCAAACGACACAGACGCCGTTTACCACCCAGGCGATTGGCAACATGCTGTCGCAGATGGGGGTCAATCTGACCGCCGAGCAGGCCACCAAGCTGCAACTCAAGAACGTTGCGGCGGTGATGATTACCTCGACCCTGCCGGCCTTTGCCCGGCCCGGGCAACAGATCGATGTAACGGTTTCTTCGCTGGGTAATGCCA harbors:
- the flgB gene encoding flagellar basal body rod protein FlgB; translated protein: MASLEQHVSVLSQAMNLRTQRHQVLASNIANADTPNYKARDFSFESAMQNALAGRNSAGGVDMARTSAGHMSGNASSGPAMLKFRTDTQSAVDGNTVDMDVERTQITENALQYQIVSQLIGDKFKGIRSALSSTGG
- the flgC gene encoding flagellar basal body rod protein FlgC; protein product: MSLFNVFQVSSSAMTAQSMRLNTTASNLANADSIVSADGKPYRAKQVVFEATPMGNAGEMSKGVRVRQIVEDASPARLVYDPKNPAADEKGYVAFPNVNVVEEMTNMISASRSYQTNVEVMNTAKTMMLRTLQIGQS
- a CDS encoding flagellar hook assembly protein FlgD; translation: MATVNDVPKSNTAADVYAAINGSASSTKTTSAAADQEKQFLTLLMTQIKNQDPLNPMDNAAVTTQLAQLNTVSGIEKLNTTLTTLLGGYSETQAMQTAGMIGKNVMVAGNKLPLASSQAVGAIQLESKADKVTLTIKDSTGKIVQTTELGEQAAGNSYFAWDGKDSSGKVLADGDYTFSVDAKTSDGKAVKATAMQVGTVSAVVRSGTGFKLDLGSMGQFAFSDVQEVI
- a CDS encoding flagellar hook protein FlgE, whose protein sequence is MAFQQALSGLNAASKAIDATSHNIANSSTVGYKSSSAHFSDVYAASLNGAGASQIGIGVTLSGIQQQFTQGNLTSTNNPLDISINGNGFFRMDQNGATTFARNGQFHLDKNGYIINDQSLKLTGFAAQAGVIVPSTPKPLQISASDLPPIETGTSTTAGYQGVKANLNFDSRQTEPKLAWTGATVPTAASIIAAVPGITPAISAAITGAFGGTPSAIALAVTGAGGTATQAAAAQAAAAAGSVYTPDPLSYNYSTALSVYDSLGNAHTLTMYLEKTATAGEWKPHYTVDGTSDAYVSVTGGPLKFDTNGKLDPASNPISLTINLNSVATALGSTNNANPTMTFNVDYTGSSQFGSAFGNNRLEQDGYTAGHLVGLSVGSDGIIQGRYSNGQTFAQGQIVLANFTNPNGLQSLGNNQWSETSVSGPPLVGAPNTSNLGSLSASNVEESNVDLTAELVNLITQQRNYQANSQSIKTQDQIMQTLVNLR
- a CDS encoding flagellar basal body rod protein FlgF, encoding MDRLIYTAMTGAKHVFMQQAGTANNLANASTIGFKAQEHRFRAVPVLGEGMPTRAFVVDASVSDVMDQGPLMFTGRNLDVAVGGKGWIAVQLPDGSEAYTRGGSLDVDVTGLLQTKSGYTVAGDGGPINIPPDNNIEIAPDGTVSIVPSFGTPNNSNAIGRVKLVNPPDSDLVRGADGLFRLRAGGVAPADETVKLASGTLEGSNVNVTDAMVNLISLSRQFEMQIKMMQTADTNAQRADQLLSLNA
- the flgG gene encoding flagellar basal-body rod protein FlgG; translated protein: MIRSLWIARTGLDAQQTQLDVIANNLANVSTNGFKRSRAVFEDLLYQNLRQAGAQSSQQTQIPAGLQLGTGVRPVSTAHIFTQGNIQKTDNALDIAVQGNGFLQILLPDGTTGYTRDGSFQKDNQGQIVTSDGYPLQPAITIPADALSVSVGTDGTVSVTQPGTAAATQIGSIQLATFINPAGLQSIGQNLFLETAASGTPTPNTPGTNGAGNVNQGYVETSNVNVAEELVTMIQTQRAYELNSKVVSTSDAMLGRLTQL
- a CDS encoding flagellar basal body L-ring protein FlgH, with the protein product MKRIVLFALVVTAGCSTVPPTNVHQPMSARPMQRFEMAGGNGSIFQTGQMRPLFEDRRARFVGDTITIKITESTTASTKSNNKLDKTNTASASVTGLSGLPGKGLLGLNLDAGSANAFSGKGEAANNNIFTGNITVTVIDVLPNGNLLVSGEKQLAIGQEQEFVRISGVVNPSFVDFSNTIDSSKVADARIEYKSAGQISDGQIMGWLARFFLNVMPF